The proteins below come from a single Paramormyrops kingsleyae isolate MSU_618 chromosome 25, PKINGS_0.4, whole genome shotgun sequence genomic window:
- the LOC140582889 gene encoding uncharacterized protein, which yields MDSLYASANRHYLYCTRCKKTYPSLSVHLKRTCMKNATAEEIAAVLDSAKKRVAELLQAGILWEYGLIVSILQNPSPINRLIKELEDRGNAVLYVPPVPVEPAPAPLTETPDGAGGSAAGKTTEEGSEELCQRERPSKCTTSVRAAMEKRGLYQKHSTNHPLLRAFGAYLKTDLINGNYKQEVENVARFLFYIDPSRPSLDFVRKHEDTRKYFKELSDVGLSKQTIQNYMKSLKRFIKFHTRSTDLCSEDSQLHQMCNNFIDFVASLQAALSKQVSEEATKKRYESFTRESPKPPQCLAVLRAARGDFLAIMGKLLEPGYKTISCQQKQMVLYYLQALLVLKHQQRPGLVENMTVEDWRNRKRIPGYPGYCVVSVVKHKTSETQVPIMKINEEHITCCFALTQEEEMWFDLFYKYIRPTMLTRKRKLDEDLRNSNETFFISSSGKKIYNCSNDIHHLHEKYQLPNITSQMARRAFKTATKALDDTQKSLVAEYLAHTTTTTQKYDRMREPENVISVAQILSHISGESQSSSNEPEAFTSCHVFSEQTAYDLLLKAFPVTLDDKCPSKTDRIKIVGSACDRYCYDHWRSEQRLLRNQHVLEHCRRKPTKKHIRILIEKQGWTVNIPDAQFILDQWKRKNSTDTDMDCQILKKLVRTQNWKGLCIYDIPSKGRGVVATRVFASGEVVCDYHGKTVSLKDGLKIHAFAAQGQTENVVFYKNSSGVAMYIDAHNENCDCHPGKDTPGRFINHSHGQANLRSRLYALDDSDVILFIALRDINVDEELLFDYEENRKSFTGCHVQLRPILVCATPTLLPRVNF from the exons ATGGATTCTCTGTA TGCTTCTGCCAACCGCCATTACCTCTACTGCACTCGATGCAAGAAGACATATCCCAGCCTGTCTGTGCACTTAAAGAGGACTTGCATGAAGAATGCCACAGCCGAGGAGATCGCTGCCGTCCTCGACTCTGCAAAGAAACGAGTTGCAGAGCTGCTGCAGGCCGGCATTTTGTGGGAGTATGGACTCATTGTGTCAATTTTGCAAAACCCCTCTCCTATCAACAG ATTGATCAAGGAGCTGGAAGACAGAGGAAATGCAGTGTTGTACGTGCCCCCTGTTCCAGTGGAGCCTGCTCCGGCTCCTCTGACGGAGACACCAGATGGGGCAGGAGGATCAGCAGCCGGCAAAACCACTGAAGAAGGATCTGAAGAGCTCTGTCAGAG GGAGAGGCCTTCTAAGTGCACTACTTCAGTGCGGGCGGCCATGGAGAAGCGAGGACTCTATCAGAAGCACTCCACAAACCATCCTCTCCTGAGGGCTTTTGGAGCGTACCTTAAGACAGATTTAATCAATGGAAATTATAAGCAGGAG GTGGAAAACGTTGCCCGATTCCTGTTCTACATCGATCCCTCACGTCCCAGCTTGGACTTTGTTAGGAAGCATGAAGATACCAGAAAGTACTTCAAGGAACTTTCTGATGTTGGGCTTTCCAAGCAGACTATCCAAAATTATATGAAGAGTCTGAAGAG GTTCATTAAATTCCACACGCGCAGCACTGACTTGTGTTCTGAAGACAGCCAGCTGCATCAGATGTGCAACAATTTCATTGATTTTGTTGCGAGCCTTCAGGCAGCCCTTTCAAAACAAGTGAGTGAAGAGGCTACGAAAAAAAG ATATGAATCTTTCACCCGAGAGTCCCCGAAGCCCCCCCAGTGTCTGGCGGTCCTCCGCGCTGCCCGCGGAGACTTTTTAGCAATCATGGGAAAGCTGCTGGAACCAGGATACAAGACAATCTCCTGTCAGCAGAAGCAGATGGTGCTTTACTACCTACAGGCACTTCTGGTACTCAAGCACCAGCAGCGGCCAGGGCTGGTAGAGAACATGACC GTTGAGGActggaggaacaggaagagaaTTCCAGGTTACCCTGGATACTGTGTAGTCAGTGTGGTGAAGCACAAAACCTCGGAGACACAGGTGCCTATTATGAAAATTAATGAAGAGCACATTACCTGCTGCTTTGCCCTAACACAGGAAGAGGAGATG TGGTTTGATCTCTTCTACAAATACATCCGTCCTACCATGTTAACCAGAAAAAGGAAGCTTGATGAAGACCTCAGGAACAGTAATGAGACGTTCTTCATCTCTTCCAGTGGCAAGAAAATTTACAACTGCTCCAACGATATCCACCATCTCCACGAAAA GTACCAGCTGCCAAACATTACAAGCCAGATGGCACGACGTGCTTTTAAGACAGCAACAAAAGCTTTAGATGACACACAGAAATCTTTAGTGGCGGAGTACCTTGCTCACACCACAACCACTACACAGAAATATGATCGCATGAGGGAACCTGAAAACGTGATTTCTGTTGCACAGATTCTTAGCCATATCAGTGGTGAATCACA GTCCAGCAGTAACGAGCCGGAGGCTTTCACTTCCTGTCATGTGTTTAGCGAGCAGACTGCATATGACCTGCTTTTGAAGGCCTTTCCAGTCACACTGGATGACAAGTGTCCCAGTAAGACTGACCGAATTAAAATCGTGGGTTCTGCCTGCGATCGGTATTGCTACGACCACTGGCGTTCAGAACAGAGGTTGCTGCGTAACCAGCATGTTCTTG AGCACTGTCGGCGCAAGCCCACAAAGAAGCACATCCGCATATTGATAGAAAAACAAGGCTGGACTGTAAATATTCCGGATGCACAGTTCATCCTTGATCAATGGAAGCGGAAGAACTCAACTGACACTGATATGGATTGTCAGATACTGAAGAAGCTGGTGAGGACACAGAATTGGAAAGGCTTGTGCATTTATGACATTCCGAGCAAAGGAAGAGGTGTTGTTGCCACACGGGTGTTTGCCAGTGGTGAAGTGGTATGCGACTATCACGGCAAGACAGTGTCACTAAAAGACGGCCTAAAGATTCATGCGTTTGCAGCACAGGGACAGACTGAAAACGTGGTTTTCTATAAGAATAGTAGCGGAGTGGCCATGTACATTGATGCACATAATGAGAATTGTGACTGTCATCCAGGCAAGGACACGCCTGGGAGATTCATTAATCATTCTCATGGCCAGGCCAACCTCAGATCAAGGCTTTACGCCCTGGATGACAGCGATGTCATACTCTTTATTGCCCTCAGAGACATTAATGTTGATGAAGAATTGCTGTTTGACTATGAGGAAAATAGAAAGTCTTTTACTGGGTGTCAcgtccagctccgtccgatcctcgtgtgtgccacgcccaccttattacctcgtgtcaatttctga